DNA from Roseimicrobium sp. ORNL1:
CCTTGGCAGCAGCAGCAGCGACTACTTCAGTTCAATATTATCAATCAACCGCGTCGCGCCGAAGAACACGGCCGTGGCCATCAAGCCATTGCCGCTCACTTGCTCTGCGGGCTCCAGCGTATCCGCATCCGTGCATTCAATGTAATCCACGCGCGACAGCGGAGCGCGTTCCTTCAGCACGTCGAGATAGAGCTGCTTCAGCTTCTCACCATTCTTATCCCCAACCTGCCAGGCTTCCTTCGCTTTCAGCAGGCCCGCGCGAAGCGCGGTCGCTTGGGATCGCTCCTCGGCATTGAGGTAGCGATTTCGCGAACTCATCGCCAGTCCATCCGCTTCACGCACGGTTTCGCTGCCGACAATCTCCACCGGCACATTCAAATCCCGCACCATGCGCTTGATGATGGCGAGCTGCTGGTAGTCCTTCTTCCCAAACACAGAAACATCCGGCTGCATGATGTTGAAGAGCTTCAACACCACGGTGCACACACCATCAAAGTGTCCCGGCCGGCTCGCACCGCACAGCACCTTGCTCAGTTTCGTCTCCAGCACGATGACGGAGCGATCCGGCGCATACACTTCCTCTGCGCTCGGGGCGAAGATGGCATCCACGCCCACGCTGGCGCATTTGGCCGAGTCC
Protein-coding regions in this window:
- the panC gene encoding pantoate--beta-alanine ligase, which produces MHVFHTVSDFRQWHTRSAGKPLVIVPTMGALHDGHLNLMREARVLAGEGGSVAVSIFVNPLQFGPKEDFSKYPRELEADSAKCASVGVDAIFAPSAEEVYAPDRSVIVLETKLSKVLCGASRPGHFDGVCTVVLKLFNIMQPDVSVFGKKDYQQLAIIKRMVRDLNVPVEIVGSETVREADGLAMSSRNRYLNAEERSQATALRAGLLKAKEAWQVGDKNGEKLKQLYLDVLKERAPLSRVDYIECTDADTLEPAEQVSGNGLMATAVFFGATRLIDNIELK